A single Gammaproteobacteria bacterium DNA region contains:
- the serS gene encoding serine--tRNA ligase, with amino-acid sequence MLDPKLLRSDPETVRARLARRGFEFDLAGFADLESRRKLLQIETEALQSERNTRSKSIGQAKGRGEDIAPLLAAVDQIKGKLESNASALEAVQAEIEQFVMALPNLPHESVPDGTSEDDNVEVRRWGTPREFDFEVRNHADLGEALGQLDFEVAAKLTGSRFAVLKRDLARLHRALIQFMLDLHVGEHAYEEVYVPYIVNAASLRGTGQLPKFGEDLFKLDAESDWYLIPTAEVPVTNLFRDEILDPDQLPRRMVAHTPCFRSEAGSAGRDTRGLIRMHQFEKVELVHITRPEDSYEALEALTAHAEKVLQLLELPYRVLALCAGDMGAGAAKTYDLEVWLPSQQRYREISSCSNCEDFQARRMLARYRHPDTRKPELVHTLNGSGLAVGRTLVAILENYQNADGSIAVPDVLKPYLRGIERLG; translated from the coding sequence ATGCTGGATCCCAAACTGCTCCGTAGCGATCCCGAGACGGTCCGCGCGCGGCTGGCGCGCCGCGGTTTCGAATTCGATCTGGCGGGTTTCGCCGACCTGGAATCACGGCGCAAGCTGTTGCAGATCGAAACCGAAGCTCTGCAAAGCGAGCGCAATACCCGCTCCAAGTCGATCGGCCAGGCCAAGGGCCGGGGTGAGGACATCGCGCCGCTGCTGGCGGCGGTCGATCAGATCAAGGGCAAGCTCGAATCGAATGCCTCGGCGCTCGAAGCTGTGCAGGCCGAGATCGAGCAGTTCGTGATGGCGTTGCCGAATCTGCCGCACGAGAGCGTGCCGGACGGCACTAGCGAGGACGATAACGTCGAAGTGCGTCGCTGGGGCACGCCGCGCGAGTTTGATTTCGAGGTTCGCAATCACGCCGATCTCGGCGAGGCCCTGGGGCAACTCGATTTCGAAGTGGCGGCCAAGCTCACCGGCAGCCGTTTTGCGGTGCTCAAGCGCGATCTGGCGCGGCTGCATCGCGCGCTGATCCAATTCATGCTGGATCTGCACGTGGGCGAGCACGCGTACGAGGAGGTCTATGTCCCGTATATCGTCAACGCCGCTTCACTGCGTGGCACCGGGCAGTTGCCCAAGTTCGGCGAGGATTTGTTCAAGCTCGACGCGGAGTCCGACTGGTATCTGATCCCCACCGCCGAAGTGCCGGTGACGAATCTGTTTCGCGACGAGATTCTGGACCCCGATCAATTGCCGCGGCGCATGGTCGCGCATACGCCCTGCTTCCGTTCGGAAGCCGGTTCGGCGGGCCGCGACACGCGCGGGCTGATCCGTATGCACCAGTTCGAGAAGGTCGAACTGGTGCACATCACGCGCCCGGAGGATTCCTACGAAGCCCTGGAAGCCCTGACGGCACATGCAGAAAAGGTCCTTCAGTTGTTGGAACTGCCGTATCGCGTGCTGGCACTGTGCGCCGGCGACATGGGCGCCGGTGCCGCCAAGACCTACGACCTCGAGGTCTGGTTGCCGTCACAGCAGCGCTACCGCGAGATTTCCTCGTGTTCGAACTGCGAGGACTTCCAGGCACGGCGCATGCTTGCTCGCTACCGCCATCCGGACACGCGCAAACCGGAGTTGGTGCATACGCTCAATGGCTCCGGTCTGGCGGTCGGGCGTACGCTGGTCGCGATCCTCGAGAACTACCAGAACGCGGATGGCAGCATCGCCGTGCCGGACGTGCTCAAACCCTACCTGCGCGGCATCGAGCGTTTAGGCTAA
- the aat gene encoding leucyl/phenylalanyl-tRNA--protein transferase yields MTTDNPIRLHWLDPRNPRQAFPPPGSAMRDPNGLLAIGGDLSVTRMIRAYSQGIFPWYNPDEPILWWCPDPRAVLEPSAFRISRSFAKTLRRGDFAVTLNHCPAQVLDACAGPRRGSRGTWLGPDMRSAYLELHETGFCQSIEVWRHGRLIGGLYGVSIGRAFFGESMFSREPDASKVALAFLCRQLQDWRYELIDCQISSEHLQSLGAVDISRERFLAMLRQAVGVPGRTGKWRFEIPVPASREHRPEGP; encoded by the coding sequence ATGACCACCGACAACCCCATCCGTCTGCACTGGCTGGACCCGCGCAACCCGCGGCAGGCGTTTCCGCCGCCGGGAAGCGCCATGCGCGACCCCAACGGCCTGCTCGCGATCGGCGGTGATCTCTCGGTCACGCGCATGATCCGGGCGTATTCCCAGGGCATCTTTCCCTGGTACAACCCGGATGAGCCGATACTCTGGTGGTGCCCCGACCCACGCGCGGTGCTCGAACCCTCCGCCTTCCGGATATCCCGCAGCTTCGCCAAGACGCTGCGTCGCGGCGATTTCGCCGTGACGCTGAATCATTGCCCGGCGCAGGTTCTGGACGCCTGCGCCGGCCCGCGCCGCGGCAGTCGCGGCACCTGGCTGGGGCCCGACATGCGCAGCGCCTATCTGGAGTTGCACGAGACCGGTTTCTGCCAGAGCATCGAAGTGTGGCGCCACGGCCGGCTCATCGGCGGGCTTTACGGCGTTTCGATCGGTCGCGCGTTCTTCGGCGAATCGATGTTTTCACGCGAGCCGGACGCCTCGAAGGTCGCCCTCGCTTTTCTGTGTCGCCAGCTCCAGGACTGGCGCTATGAATTGATCGATTGCCAGATCAGCTCGGAACACCTGCAAAGTCTCGGCGCCGTCGATATCTCGCGCGAGCGGTTTCTCGCGATGTTGCGTCAAGCGGTCGGCGTTCCCGGCAGAACCGGCAAGTGGCGCTTCGAGATTCCAGTGCCCGCGAGCCGCGAGCACCGCCCGGAGGGACCGTGA
- the crcB gene encoding fluoride efflux transporter CrcB: MSLFGFFVVGIGAALGACLRWSLSLWLNPIVATLPLGTLAANLLGGYLMGVAMGLLPMLHTLSPEARLMITTGFLGGLTTFSTFSAESTSLLLRQQFGAAMLLIGVHVLGSLAATALGLASVHGLRLWIAR, encoded by the coding sequence GTGAGCCTGTTTGGGTTTTTCGTGGTGGGCATCGGCGCCGCGCTGGGCGCCTGTCTGCGCTGGTCGCTGAGCCTGTGGCTCAATCCGATCGTCGCCACCTTGCCGCTGGGGACGCTTGCGGCCAACCTGCTTGGCGGCTATTTGATGGGAGTCGCGATGGGCTTGCTGCCGATGCTGCATACCTTGTCGCCGGAAGCGCGGCTGATGATCACGACCGGATTTCTCGGCGGTCTGACGACCTTCTCCACCTTCTCGGCCGAGTCCACCAGCCTGTTGTTGCGCCAGCAGTTTGGTGCCGCGATGCTGCTGATCGGCGTTCACGTGCTGGGCTCGCTGGCGGCCACGGCCTTGGGTCTGGCGAGCGTGCATGGCCTGCGGCTGTGGATCGCGCGCTGA
- a CDS encoding arginyltransferase, whose translation MTDARIRLYLGTDHACGYLDTRTARSLFIDPKLPLDARRYAMFLDLGFRRSGDYVYRPHCQGCSACMPARVPVREFVPDRAQRRCLRANRAVDVTTGDDLDEEHFALYRRYLAARHPGGGMDADDREAFRSFLGCRWQQPQIWAFREHGRLLAGAVVDVLPHGLSAVYTYFDPGLRPRGLGTFAVLTEIAKARESGLDYVYLGYWVPDSETMDYKRRFRPLEVLENGHWSRIAEC comes from the coding sequence GTGACCGACGCCCGCATCCGGCTCTACCTGGGCACCGACCATGCCTGCGGCTATCTCGACACCCGCACGGCGCGCAGCCTGTTCATCGACCCGAAGCTGCCGCTGGATGCCCGGCGCTACGCGATGTTTCTGGATCTGGGATTCCGACGCAGCGGCGATTACGTCTACCGACCGCATTGCCAGGGTTGCAGCGCCTGCATGCCGGCGCGGGTTCCGGTTCGGGAATTTGTCCCCGATCGCGCGCAACGGCGTTGCCTGCGGGCCAACCGCGCCGTCGACGTCACGACCGGCGATGACCTGGATGAAGAACACTTCGCGCTGTACCGCCGCTATCTCGCCGCACGTCATCCCGGCGGCGGCATGGACGCCGATGACCGTGAAGCGTTTCGCAGCTTCCTGGGTTGCCGCTGGCAGCAGCCGCAGATCTGGGCGTTTCGTGAGCATGGCCGCCTGCTTGCCGGCGCCGTGGTCGACGTACTGCCGCATGGTCTGTCGGCGGTCTACACCTATTTCGACCCTGGGCTGCGACCGCGCGGGCTCGGCACGTTCGCCGTGCTGACCGAGATTGCCAAGGCGCGTGAATCCGGCCTGGACTACGTTTATCTGGGCTATTGGGTGCCCGACAGCGAGACCATGGACTACAAGCGACGCTTCAGGCCATTGGAGGTTCTCGAAAACGGGCATTGGTCACGAATTGCCGAATGCTGA
- the lolA gene encoding outer membrane lipoprotein chaperone LolA, whose product MLSALGLVLGLTFAAAPVHASDAESALRSFVEDVRTFSANYEQVQTDDAGEVLQRSSGSMALSRPGKFRWTYDTPYEQLMVCDGESIWVYDPDLAQVTRRPAEAALTGTPAALLAQRASLSDSFTIEDGGRSDGLQGVRLLPVQADSDFKSIELWLRDGAPVRMRFHDQLGGQTEVRFTQLSVNQAIDAAQFQFTPPAGAEVVDAG is encoded by the coding sequence CTGCTGTCCGCCCTTGGTTTGGTGCTGGGCTTGACGTTCGCCGCCGCGCCGGTTCATGCGAGCGACGCCGAAAGCGCCCTGCGCAGCTTCGTCGAGGACGTGCGCACCTTCAGCGCGAACTACGAGCAGGTCCAGACCGACGACGCGGGCGAGGTCCTGCAGCGCTCCAGCGGCAGCATGGCGCTGTCGCGCCCCGGAAAATTCCGATGGACCTACGACACACCGTATGAGCAACTCATGGTCTGCGACGGTGAATCGATCTGGGTCTACGACCCGGACCTGGCGCAGGTCACGCGCCGTCCCGCCGAAGCGGCCCTGACCGGAACCCCGGCGGCACTGCTGGCGCAGCGCGCCAGCCTGTCCGACAGCTTCACGATTGAGGACGGCGGACGCAGCGATGGCCTGCAAGGCGTGCGCCTGCTGCCGGTCCAGGCCGACAGCGATTTCAAGTCGATCGAGCTGTGGCTGCGTGATGGCGCGCCGGTGCGCATGCGCTTTCACGACCAGCTCGGCGGCCAGACCGAAGTGCGCTTCACCCAGCTGAGCGTCAATCAGGCGATCGATGCCGCACAGTTCCAGTTCACGCCACCGGCCGGTGCCGAGGTCGTCGACGCTGGCTGA
- a CDS encoding GNAT family N-acetyltransferase, whose amino-acid sequence MKLRHVSSISSVSAEAWDRQFDPDYPFTRHAFLAALERHGCVGAGTGWEPCHLLAETEAGQLLGAVPLYLKTHSYGEFVFDFSWANASHQLGKPYYPKLVSTIPFTPVCGPRLGTSAPGVQSALGEALLKTTRDNTLSSTHLLFLDEAAASSLEDQDFLTRLDVQFQWRNRDYADFAGFLGGLSSDKRKKLQRERRRIREAGLHFRHCRGEDLSESDWHDIYALYANTYAERGQSPYLSLDFFLDYGRAANSPMRVLSAHEGERRVAAAICLHGGDTLYGRNWGARGYYHSLHFETCYYQGIEFCIREGLSRFDAGVQGAHKLARGFDPVTTRSAHHLQDPRLHSAVAAFLQREREAVEAERWDLLEHSAFRAAEQERQRSTDA is encoded by the coding sequence ATGAAGCTGCGGCATGTCTCCTCGATCAGTTCGGTTTCCGCCGAAGCCTGGGATCGCCAGTTCGATCCGGACTACCCGTTTACCCGGCACGCCTTTCTGGCGGCGCTGGAGCGTCACGGCTGCGTGGGCGCTGGAACGGGCTGGGAACCCTGCCATCTGCTGGCGGAAACCGAGGCCGGCCAACTGCTTGGTGCGGTCCCGCTGTATCTGAAGACCCATTCCTACGGTGAGTTCGTATTCGATTTCAGCTGGGCCAATGCCAGTCATCAGCTCGGCAAGCCTTACTACCCGAAACTGGTCAGCACGATCCCGTTTACGCCGGTCTGCGGCCCGCGGTTGGGTACGAGCGCACCGGGAGTGCAATCGGCACTGGGCGAAGCCCTGCTGAAAACCACGCGGGACAACACGCTGTCGTCCACGCATCTGCTGTTTCTGGATGAAGCCGCGGCTTCATCCCTGGAAGATCAGGATTTCCTGACACGCCTCGACGTGCAGTTCCAGTGGCGCAATCGAGACTATGCCGACTTCGCCGGCTTTCTCGGCGGTCTGTCCAGCGACAAGCGCAAGAAGCTCCAACGCGAGCGTCGCCGCATTCGCGAAGCCGGCCTGCACTTCCGGCATTGCCGGGGCGAAGACCTCAGCGAATCGGACTGGCATGACATCTACGCGCTTTATGCCAATACCTATGCCGAGCGTGGACAAAGCCCCTATCTGAGCCTGGACTTCTTTCTCGACTACGGCCGCGCCGCCAATTCCCCGATGCGGGTGTTGAGTGCACATGAAGGCGAGCGCCGCGTGGCCGCGGCCATCTGCCTGCACGGCGGCGACACGCTCTACGGCCGCAATTGGGGCGCACGAGGCTACTACCACAGCCTGCATTTCGAGACTTGCTACTATCAAGGCATCGAGTTCTGCATCCGCGAGGGCCTGTCGCGTTTCGACGCTGGTGTTCAGGGGGCGCACAAGCTGGCACGCGGCTTCGACCCGGTGACCACCCGCTCCGCGCACCATCTACAGGATCCGCGGCTGCACTCCGCAGTGGCGGCATTCTTGCAGCGGGAACGCGAAGCGGTGGAAGCCGAGCGCTGGGACCTACTCGAACACAGCGCGTTTCGCGCCGCCGAGCAGGAGCGACAGCGAAGCACCGACGCATGA
- a CDS encoding replication-associated recombination protein A yields the protein MALDLDIPNQPSPKPALSNAPLDAAPLAERMRPRNLDEIVGQAHLVGVSAPLRALLEAGRPPSMILWGPPGTGKTTLARVVAQHVEAQFLTLSAVMAGVKDIREAVAKAQAARQTQPPMRTVLFIDEIHRFNKSQQDALLPYVEDGTLILIGATTENPSFELNSALLSRGRVFVLNTLSAEDLRGLLQRALDDAERGLGGLEVPEDWLSRIVELADGDARRSLVLLETVGEWLRAGGGADEAALDRLLGRGMRRFDKGGDNFYDQISALHKSVRGSNPDAALYWFSRMLDGGADAGYLARRLTRMAVEDIGLADPRALPMCLQAWDAYERLGSPEGDLALAQLAVYLAVAPKSNAVYTAFKAARDDVDRHGSLEVPMHIRNAPTKLMKGLGYGKGYRYDHDEAGAVATGQSFLPERIEGSVYYQPVARGLEIKIGERLAQLRKGPESK from the coding sequence ATGGCCCTTGATCTGGATATCCCGAACCAGCCGTCGCCGAAGCCCGCGCTGAGCAACGCGCCACTCGACGCCGCGCCCTTGGCGGAGCGGATGCGTCCGCGGAATCTCGACGAGATCGTCGGGCAGGCGCATCTGGTCGGCGTTTCGGCGCCGCTGCGGGCGCTGCTCGAAGCCGGTCGTCCGCCGTCGATGATCCTGTGGGGGCCGCCCGGAACCGGCAAGACCACGTTGGCGCGTGTGGTTGCCCAGCATGTCGAAGCGCAGTTTCTGACACTTTCAGCGGTCATGGCCGGGGTCAAGGACATCCGCGAGGCCGTGGCCAAGGCGCAGGCGGCACGCCAGACGCAGCCGCCGATGCGCACCGTGCTGTTCATCGACGAAATCCACCGTTTCAACAAGAGCCAGCAGGACGCGCTGCTGCCGTACGTGGAAGACGGCACCTTGATCCTGATCGGCGCCACCACCGAAAATCCCTCGTTCGAGCTCAACAGCGCCTTGCTGTCGCGTGGTCGCGTGTTCGTGCTCAACACCCTGTCCGCCGAGGATCTGCGCGGACTCCTGCAGCGTGCACTCGACGATGCCGAGCGGGGTCTCGGCGGCCTGGAGGTGCCCGAGGACTGGCTGAGCCGTATTGTCGAACTCGCCGACGGTGACGCGCGGCGCTCGCTGGTGTTGCTGGAAACCGTGGGCGAATGGCTGCGTGCCGGCGGTGGTGCGGACGAGGCCGCGCTGGACCGTCTGCTGGGGCGCGGCATGCGTCGCTTCGACAAGGGTGGCGACAATTTCTACGATCAGATTTCGGCCTTGCACAAGTCGGTGCGCGGCTCCAATCCCGATGCCGCGCTGTACTGGTTCTCGCGCATGCTCGACGGTGGTGCGGATGCCGGTTATCTCGCGCGCCGTCTGACGCGCATGGCGGTCGAAGACATCGGCTTGGCTGATCCACGCGCACTGCCGATGTGTCTGCAGGCCTGGGATGCCTACGAGCGTCTGGGCTCGCCGGAAGGCGATCTGGCGCTGGCACAGCTTGCGGTGTATCTCGCCGTGGCACCCAAGTCGAACGCGGTCTACACGGCGTTCAAGGCCGCGCGCGACGACGTCGACCGGCATGGCAGCCTGGAAGTGCCGATGCACATCCGCAATGCGCCGACCAAACTGATGAAAGGGCTCGGCTATGGCAAAGGCTATCGTTACGACCACGACGAAGCTGGCGCCGTCGCGACCGGACAGAGCTTTCTGCCGGAGCGGATCGAAGGCAGCGTCTACTACCAGCCGGTGGCGCGCGGTCTGGAAATCAAGATTGGCGAACGACTCGCGCAACTGCGCAAAGGACCGGAATCCAAGTGA
- a CDS encoding DNA translocase FtsK 4TM domain-containing protein: protein MPKPKSQAVDTGPGWIERLLHEALFATALGLSVFLLVALFSYSPGDPGWSSSGDGGRVHNLIGVTGAWIADVLLSLLGYVAYLVPALVFALGLNAYRSLRNPLTARIPAAMRGVAAIVTVACTAALFAQHVGASPNWVPQGSGGISGQMLADTLVGVLSTVGASLLLLTLLAASLPIALTFSWLMLFDRVGDVLLNGWQSWRRRRSEAAAARDKARDSEKLAVARRELSLPPPLANVARPVAPAESSPSLQREMKKRRKAPNAAAETQLSLPITEEAGVEVPPFTGDPLPPLSMLDAPRPSVQGFSEVDLERISRDLEQHLSDFGVTATVVAAQPGPVVTRFELQPAPGVKGSQVTNLAKDLARALSVASVRVIEVVEGKSVIGLEIPNHHRDVVQLSEILSGPGYQNSASPVTLALGKDIAGHPVVIDLAKMPHLMVAGTTGAGKSVAINVMILSILYRATADQVRLILIDPKMLELSVYEGIPHLLTPVVTDMKDAANALRWCVGEMERRYRLMTQIGVRNLAGLNRKIADAVAAGKPLIDPLAPKSDLFEDGDAPEPVYLESVPAIVVIIDELADMMMVVGKKVEELIARIAQKARAAGIHLIVATQRPSVDVITGLIKANIPSRVAFQVASRVDSRTILDEMGAETLLGHGDMLYRPVGSSRINRVHGAFVDDHEVHKVAAYLRQVGEPDYIEAVVSGEPDAGTGAETEDAEKDPLYDQAVALVIETGKASTSWVQRRLKIGYNRAARMIEQMEASGVVGPSGPGGNREILVPGAGER from the coding sequence GTGCCAAAGCCCAAATCTCAGGCCGTAGATACCGGGCCCGGCTGGATCGAACGCCTGCTGCACGAGGCCTTGTTCGCCACGGCGCTGGGTCTGTCCGTATTTCTGTTGGTCGCGCTGTTCAGCTACAGCCCGGGCGACCCCGGCTGGTCGTCGAGTGGTGACGGCGGTCGCGTCCATAACCTGATCGGCGTGACCGGCGCCTGGATCGCCGACGTACTGCTGTCGCTGCTGGGTTATGTGGCCTATCTGGTGCCTGCGCTGGTCTTTGCGCTGGGGCTCAATGCCTATCGCAGCCTGCGCAACCCGCTCACCGCCCGGATACCGGCGGCGATGCGGGGCGTCGCCGCCATCGTGACCGTGGCCTGCACCGCGGCCTTGTTCGCGCAGCACGTGGGTGCCTCGCCCAATTGGGTGCCGCAGGGCAGCGGCGGCATCAGCGGCCAGATGCTGGCGGACACGCTGGTCGGCGTGTTGAGCACGGTCGGCGCGAGCCTGCTGTTGCTGACCTTGCTGGCTGCGTCGCTGCCGATCGCGCTGACGTTCTCCTGGCTGATGCTGTTCGACCGTGTGGGCGATGTGCTGCTCAATGGCTGGCAGTCCTGGCGCCGGCGCCGGTCCGAGGCCGCCGCCGCACGTGACAAGGCGCGGGACTCCGAGAAGCTCGCCGTGGCCCGGCGCGAGCTCAGTCTGCCGCCGCCACTCGCCAACGTCGCGCGCCCGGTAGCGCCGGCCGAAAGTTCGCCGTCCTTGCAACGCGAAATGAAGAAGCGGCGCAAGGCGCCCAACGCCGCGGCCGAAACGCAGCTGAGTCTGCCGATCACCGAGGAAGCCGGGGTGGAGGTGCCACCGTTCACCGGCGATCCGCTGCCGCCGCTGTCGATGCTCGATGCGCCGCGCCCCTCGGTGCAGGGCTTCAGCGAAGTCGATCTGGAACGTATCTCGCGCGATCTGGAACAGCATCTGTCCGATTTCGGCGTGACCGCCACCGTCGTGGCGGCTCAGCCGGGGCCGGTGGTGACGCGCTTCGAATTGCAGCCGGCACCGGGCGTCAAGGGATCGCAGGTGACCAATCTGGCGAAAGATCTTGCGCGTGCGCTATCGGTTGCCAGTGTGCGCGTGATCGAGGTGGTCGAAGGCAAGTCCGTGATCGGACTCGAGATCCCGAATCACCATCGCGACGTGGTGCAGCTCTCGGAGATTCTGTCGGGCCCGGGTTATCAGAACTCGGCCTCACCGGTGACCCTGGCGCTGGGCAAGGACATCGCCGGTCATCCGGTAGTGATCGATCTGGCGAAGATGCCGCATTTGATGGTGGCCGGCACTACCGGCGCCGGCAAGTCGGTGGCGATCAACGTGATGATCCTGTCGATCCTGTACCGCGCCACGGCCGATCAGGTGCGCTTGATCCTGATCGATCCGAAGATGCTGGAACTGTCGGTCTACGAAGGCATTCCGCATCTGCTGACCCCGGTCGTGACCGATATGAAGGACGCGGCCAATGCGCTGCGCTGGTGCGTCGGTGAAATGGAGCGCCGCTACCGCCTGATGACGCAGATCGGCGTGCGCAACCTGGCCGGTCTGAACCGCAAGATCGCCGATGCAGTGGCCGCCGGAAAGCCGCTGATCGACCCGCTGGCGCCGAAGTCGGACCTGTTCGAAGACGGCGATGCGCCGGAGCCGGTGTATCTGGAGTCCGTTCCGGCGATCGTGGTGATCATCGACGAGCTGGCGGACATGATGATGGTCGTCGGCAAGAAGGTCGAAGAGCTGATCGCCCGTATCGCGCAAAAGGCGCGCGCCGCCGGTATTCATTTGATCGTTGCGACCCAGCGCCCCAGCGTCGACGTCATCACCGGCCTGATCAAGGCCAATATCCCGTCGCGCGTAGCGTTCCAGGTGGCCTCGCGCGTGGATTCACGCACGATTCTCGATGAAATGGGCGCCGAAACCCTGCTGGGTCACGGCGACATGTTGTATCGCCCGGTGGGTTCCAGCCGCATCAATCGCGTGCACGGCGCCTTCGTCGACGACCATGAGGTCCACAAGGTGGCAGCCTACCTGCGTCAGGTCGGCGAACCGGACTACATCGAGGCGGTGGTGTCCGGCGAGCCCGATGCCGGTACCGGTGCCGAGACCGAGGATGCGGAGAAGGATCCGCTCTACGACCAGGCCGTGGCCCTGGTCATCGAAACCGGCAAGGCCTCCACATCCTGGGTGCAGCGCCGCCTCAAGATCGGCTACAACCGCGCGGCCCGCATGATCGAGCAGATGGAAGCCTCCGGTGTCGTCGGTCCCAGCGGACCGGGCGGCAACCGCGAAATTCTGGTGCCGGGGGCGGGCGAGCGTTGA
- a CDS encoding TlpA family protein disulfide reductase → MRKVLISAAVLVLALSTAPARAMLLPGDTPPAQLGVDVNGQMRELAEFRGRVVIVSFWASWCAPCFEEMKLLERVQRSVGRDRLIIASVNFAQSSEVFAELKTRLSDVDLMLTSDPHGALGTQYGVNRIPFSFVIDQQGVIRYVYSGYGEKIQRALAEDLDRLLERSR, encoded by the coding sequence TTGAGGAAGGTTCTGATCAGCGCCGCGGTGTTGGTTCTGGCGCTGTCGACCGCGCCAGCTCGTGCAATGTTGCTGCCGGGTGATACGCCGCCCGCGCAATTGGGCGTGGATGTGAACGGGCAGATGCGCGAGCTTGCGGAGTTCCGTGGGCGCGTCGTCATCGTCAGTTTCTGGGCCAGTTGGTGCGCCCCGTGTTTCGAGGAAATGAAACTGCTCGAGCGCGTGCAGCGCAGCGTTGGGCGAGACCGTTTGATCATTGCCTCGGTCAATTTTGCGCAGTCCAGCGAGGTGTTCGCGGAACTCAAGACCCGGCTCAGCGATGTCGATCTGATGCTCACTTCGGACCCGCACGGTGCGCTCGGCACGCAGTACGGTGTCAACCGAATACCGTTCAGCTTCGTCATAGATCAACAGGGCGTGATTCGTTACGTCTACAGTGGCTATGGCGAAAAAATCCAGCGCGCCCTGGCCGAGGACCTCGACCGACTGCTGGAGCGGTCGAGGTAG